From a region of the Teredinibacter turnerae genome:
- a CDS encoding YfiR family protein, which produces MIFTLQCWISAAEARPDPVSAKEAQVRALIIARTLTFITWPPTMGSDINICRLGESQAFDELHRTPQIQDILKPFNAIFVADLSPLTDCHVQIVGQSDAPFPDSIKDNALLTICDDCADGEEFATIRLLKIHDRIKFTVNLPLAQRQNLKISSSLLELAHRVTKRDD; this is translated from the coding sequence GTGATATTCACGCTGCAATGCTGGATTAGCGCAGCAGAGGCACGCCCAGACCCAGTAAGCGCTAAAGAAGCTCAGGTGCGCGCCCTGATTATCGCCCGCACGCTGACATTCATTACCTGGCCACCCACTATGGGTAGCGACATCAACATCTGTCGGCTGGGTGAAAGCCAGGCTTTCGACGAGCTTCACCGTACGCCCCAGATTCAAGATATTCTCAAACCGTTTAATGCGATTTTTGTTGCGGATTTATCACCGCTCACCGACTGCCACGTACAGATAGTTGGCCAGTCCGACGCCCCCTTCCCGGATTCAATCAAAGACAACGCACTGCTGACCATCTGCGACGACTGCGCCGACGGGGAGGAATTTGCCACCATACGGCTCCTGAAAATTCACGACCGCATAAAGTTCACTGTGAACTTACCCCTGGCACAGCGGCAAAACCTCAAGATCAGTTCTTCGTTGTTGGAGCTGGCACACCGGGTGACTAAACGCGATGACTGA
- a CDS encoding bifunctional diguanylate cyclase/phosphodiesterase has translation MTDETPAQRSTIKRRLMRSIGSTLIVAVVMVAGILTWVGNRDAKANLINDLTVIGQIIANRSSTAMFFADFTDKDVIEKNLASAGFHSAIDLICVFDKEGKLYHTFAKPEAHSQCQRQQSSINELNFTEDNKVIRVRVPILHEGEHFGLVEIYSNNHGVNQAFLRFSITLAFALTIALFVAYFVGGRLVGSSLVPLRDLFNTSQEVAASPYANIRANKKSNDEIGDLVDVFNQILDTLETDNAALMESESRFRVLAEHAPIGIFLRNRKLIMEYTNDRWCEITGLTPSQANAFTNNIDPKDAALYESVQDKARSQHTPQVIEYTYTTPQGSRRTLMEHLAPLNNLQGFQGFVGSLLDVTELKTAQMELEKLAFYDPLTDLPNRRFFRGHLELTIAAAKKYDKRLAVMMTDLDDFKKINDTFGHDAGDQLLMQIGKRLKAASASIDVVSRMGGDEFMLLVKNIDSSSQLDHKANNILRALREKMEINGQQVEVGGSIGIAVFPNDAITYEELIRYADIALYNAKSMGGNTVSYYSSDLDKRIKDKMRLEQKLRVALDKRLLEVYIQPIYDAATREMIKGEALVRWMDPEEGFISPEVFVSLAEESGLIYDLGSLVLEKVCAYLHENEGKLHLLGMRTIAVNLSARQFFASQLVTYIEATFKRYQIDPKQIEFELTESMVMDDVDQAIDIMRSIRNLGCSLSIDDFGTGYSSLSYLKQFPINTLKIDRSFIKDIPEDKNDVEIAYTIIAMAHNLGLTVVAEGVETKEQWQLLREKNCDYLQGYYFARPMPMSDVLMLDNVINLLGDGSR, from the coding sequence ATGACTGACGAAACCCCCGCACAGCGTTCCACCATCAAACGGCGGCTGATGCGCAGCATCGGCTCCACACTTATTGTGGCGGTCGTTATGGTTGCCGGCATACTCACCTGGGTGGGCAACCGGGATGCCAAAGCCAACTTAATCAACGACCTCACTGTGATTGGCCAGATCATCGCCAACCGCTCGTCAACAGCGATGTTTTTTGCGGACTTTACCGATAAGGACGTTATCGAAAAAAATCTCGCCTCAGCCGGTTTCCACAGTGCCATCGACCTGATTTGTGTGTTCGACAAGGAAGGCAAGCTGTACCACACCTTCGCCAAACCTGAAGCCCATAGCCAGTGCCAGCGTCAACAGTCCTCGATCAATGAACTGAACTTCACCGAAGATAACAAGGTTATTCGCGTACGTGTGCCCATTCTGCACGAAGGTGAGCACTTCGGATTAGTGGAAATTTATTCCAACAATCACGGCGTAAACCAGGCGTTTCTTCGCTTTAGTATCACCCTTGCCTTTGCCCTGACCATCGCACTTTTCGTGGCTTATTTTGTTGGCGGACGCCTGGTGGGCAGCAGCCTTGTGCCGCTGCGCGATCTCTTCAACACCTCGCAGGAAGTGGCCGCTAGCCCCTACGCGAATATTCGCGCGAATAAAAAAAGTAACGATGAGATTGGCGATCTGGTGGATGTGTTCAACCAGATTCTCGACACGCTTGAAACTGATAACGCGGCACTGATGGAATCCGAGTCGCGGTTTCGGGTGCTGGCAGAACACGCACCTATCGGCATTTTTCTGCGCAACCGCAAGCTGATTATGGAATACACCAACGACCGCTGGTGTGAAATCACCGGGCTTACTCCGAGCCAGGCCAATGCTTTTACGAATAATATCGACCCAAAAGACGCAGCACTTTACGAAAGCGTGCAGGATAAAGCGCGCAGCCAGCATACACCGCAGGTTATTGAATACACCTACACCACCCCCCAGGGCAGTCGTAGAACACTCATGGAGCACCTGGCTCCGCTCAACAACTTACAGGGATTTCAGGGCTTTGTCGGTTCTCTGCTGGATGTGACGGAACTGAAAACCGCGCAGATGGAGCTGGAAAAACTCGCCTTCTACGATCCGCTCACCGACCTGCCTAACCGGCGTTTTTTCCGCGGCCATTTGGAACTGACCATTGCCGCTGCTAAAAAATACGATAAACGCCTCGCGGTAATGATGACCGACCTGGATGACTTCAAGAAAATCAACGATACCTTCGGTCACGATGCGGGCGATCAATTGTTGATGCAAATCGGCAAGCGCTTAAAAGCCGCATCCGCCAGTATCGATGTGGTATCGCGAATGGGCGGCGACGAATTTATGCTGCTCGTTAAAAATATCGATAGCAGCTCGCAACTGGACCACAAAGCCAATAATATTCTGCGGGCTCTTCGGGAAAAAATGGAAATTAACGGCCAACAGGTCGAAGTCGGCGGTTCCATCGGCATTGCTGTATTTCCCAACGACGCCATCACCTACGAAGAGTTGATCCGCTATGCGGATATCGCCCTGTACAACGCAAAATCCATGGGCGGTAACACGGTTTCCTACTACTCCAGCGATCTGGATAAACGCATCAAGGACAAAATGCGCCTTGAACAGAAGCTGCGTGTTGCGCTGGATAAACGTCTGCTAGAAGTGTATATCCAGCCCATCTACGACGCAGCAACCAGGGAGATGATAAAAGGCGAGGCGCTGGTCCGATGGATGGATCCGGAAGAAGGGTTTATTTCCCCCGAGGTGTTCGTCAGCCTGGCGGAAGAATCCGGCCTTATCTACGATCTCGGCAGCCTTGTGCTGGAGAAGGTTTGTGCCTATTTACACGAAAATGAAGGCAAGTTGCACTTGTTGGGAATGCGCACCATCGCAGTTAACCTCTCGGCACGCCAGTTCTTTGCGTCGCAACTGGTCACCTATATTGAAGCAACGTTTAAACGCTACCAGATCGACCCCAAACAAATTGAATTTGAGCTGACAGAATCCATGGTGATGGACGATGTAGACCAGGCGATCGATATTATGCGCTCCATTCGCAACCTGGGCTGCAGCCTTTCCATCGACGATTTCGGCACAGGCTATTCTTCGCTCTCGTATCTAAAGCAGTTCCCGATTAACACCTTAAAAATCGACCGCTCGTTTATTAAAGATATACCCGAAGATAAAAACGATGTGGAAATTGCCTACACGATTATTGCAATGGCACATAACCTGGGACTTACCGTTGTAGCAGAAGGCGTGGAAACCAAGGAACAATGGCAGCTACTGCGCGAGAAAAACTGTGATTATTTACAAGGTTACTATTTCGCCCGCCCGATGCCCATGAGCGATGTGCTGATGTTGGATAACGTTATCAATCTACTTGGCGATGGCTCTCGCTGA
- a CDS encoding MAPEG family protein → MLYPMFALVMCTFVFIFVQLYLRVHAVKSRAVRMRYFKLYQSGDDMQPVPAYLVAGQNHFANLFETPLLFYVAGVLAIVMNVEPTAMVVCGWAYVVTRVVHAIIHCTYNHVLHRAITYWVSLMLLLAMWILLVVNAN, encoded by the coding sequence ATGCTTTACCCGATGTTCGCTCTGGTGATGTGTACCTTTGTATTTATTTTTGTGCAGCTCTATTTGCGGGTTCACGCAGTAAAGTCGCGGGCAGTAAGGATGCGGTATTTCAAGTTGTACCAGTCCGGCGACGATATGCAGCCGGTGCCGGCTTATTTGGTCGCCGGGCAAAATCACTTTGCAAACTTGTTTGAAACACCACTGTTATTTTATGTTGCCGGCGTGCTGGCGATAGTGATGAACGTAGAGCCGACTGCAATGGTCGTGTGTGGCTGGGCCTATGTGGTTACGCGAGTGGTACATGCCATTATCCATTGCACATACAATCATGTTTTACACCGCGCAATCACCTATTGGGTCAGCTTGATGTTGCTTTTAGCGATGTGGATTTTGCTCGTGGTGAACGCGAACTGA
- the smrA gene encoding DNA endonuclease SmrA → MQDDDFSKLLGDDDVLPIKTERRVNLVIPKDVGVDKEARRLAAQELAAATDDPLSVPQDLLDPYDVLSYQKPGVQNGVFRNLRLGKYDIDARLDLHQLKIEEARKSVYQFIKDCVDSDVRCALITHGKGAGRETPALLKSCVNHWLPQFDEVLAFHTAQRHHGSYGATYVLLRKSDKKKQETKDRHQRKRS, encoded by the coding sequence ATGCAAGACGACGATTTCAGTAAATTACTGGGCGACGATGACGTTCTCCCGATCAAAACAGAACGCCGGGTTAATTTGGTGATACCGAAAGATGTCGGTGTTGATAAAGAGGCCCGTCGCCTTGCAGCGCAGGAGTTGGCTGCAGCCACAGACGATCCGCTGTCGGTGCCGCAGGATTTACTCGATCCCTACGATGTGCTCAGTTATCAGAAGCCCGGTGTGCAAAACGGCGTGTTTCGCAATTTGCGATTGGGTAAATACGATATTGATGCGCGTCTCGATCTGCACCAACTGAAAATCGAAGAGGCGCGCAAATCGGTCTATCAGTTTATTAAAGACTGTGTCGACAGCGATGTGCGCTGCGCATTGATTACTCACGGCAAAGGCGCCGGGCGTGAAACGCCTGCGTTGCTAAAAAGCTGTGTCAATCACTGGTTGCCGCAGTTTGACGAAGTTCTGGCCTTTCACACGGCGCAACGGCATCACGGCAGTTATGGAGCGACCTACGTACTGTTGCGTAAAAGCGATAAGAAAAAACAAGAAACCAAGGATCGCCATCAGCGTAAGCGCTCATAG
- the ppnN gene encoding nucleotide 5'-monophosphate nucleosidase PpnN yields MLDSVSIGAAGKKISALITPDNTLNVLSQLEVARLVEKSNAAVYETFRRCALAALNTGAETDNTKQVLEQFRDFEIDVVQQERGIKLHLKNAPGNAFVDGEMVQGIKEHLFSALRDIIYVNNELLENSAADFHSSEGITNGVFQILRNSSVLKVHRSPSIIVCWGGHSINEVEYDYSKEVGYQMGLRGLDICTGCGPGAMKGPMKGATFGHAKQRIQGRYIGITEPGIIAAESPNPIVSELVILPDIEKRLEAFVRLGHGIVVFPGGVGTAEEILYLLGILLHPENRGLPFPLIFSGPASAAEYFGQIDEFIGLTLGKEAQGLYEIILDDPVLVAQKMRAGMDVVRNYRKQTHDAYYYNWVLKIDQDLQSPFKPTHQSMSQLSLRPGLAPNLLAANLRKAFSGIVDGNVKEHGIHAVAEKGPYQICGDPHIMKPLDALLRSFVAQKRMKIPTEEYIPCYQVVV; encoded by the coding sequence ATGCTCGATTCCGTGAGCATCGGTGCCGCCGGTAAGAAAATATCGGCGCTGATCACCCCGGATAACACCCTTAATGTATTGTCGCAATTGGAAGTGGCACGGCTGGTAGAAAAAAGTAATGCTGCGGTATACGAAACATTTCGCCGCTGCGCATTGGCGGCATTGAATACCGGCGCAGAAACGGATAATACCAAACAGGTGTTGGAGCAATTTCGCGATTTTGAAATTGATGTAGTGCAGCAAGAGCGCGGCATCAAGTTACACCTTAAGAACGCACCCGGTAATGCCTTTGTCGACGGTGAAATGGTTCAGGGTATTAAAGAGCATCTGTTTTCTGCGCTGCGCGATATTATTTACGTCAACAACGAGTTGTTGGAAAACAGCGCCGCCGATTTTCATTCTTCTGAAGGAATTACCAACGGCGTATTCCAGATTTTACGCAATTCGTCGGTGTTAAAAGTGCATCGGTCGCCGTCAATCATTGTGTGTTGGGGCGGCCACTCCATTAACGAAGTTGAATACGATTATTCGAAAGAAGTCGGCTATCAAATGGGGTTGCGCGGGTTGGATATTTGCACCGGCTGTGGTCCAGGCGCCATGAAAGGCCCAATGAAAGGCGCGACCTTTGGCCACGCGAAACAGCGCATTCAAGGGCGTTATATCGGCATCACTGAGCCGGGGATTATTGCAGCGGAATCCCCCAACCCGATTGTCAGCGAACTGGTGATTCTGCCGGATATTGAAAAGCGCCTCGAAGCATTTGTTCGCTTGGGGCACGGCATTGTGGTATTTCCTGGCGGGGTGGGCACGGCAGAAGAAATTCTCTATTTATTGGGGATTTTGTTACATCCCGAGAATCGCGGCCTGCCATTTCCGCTGATTTTTTCAGGTCCGGCGAGCGCGGCCGAATACTTTGGCCAGATCGATGAATTTATCGGTCTCACCCTCGGTAAAGAAGCACAGGGTTTGTACGAAATTATTCTCGACGACCCGGTGCTGGTAGCGCAGAAAATGCGTGCGGGAATGGATGTGGTGCGCAACTATCGCAAGCAAACCCACGATGCGTATTATTACAACTGGGTGTTGAAGATCGATCAGGATTTACAATCGCCGTTTAAACCCACCCATCAATCCATGTCGCAACTGAGTCTGCGCCCGGGACTGGCGCCCAATCTACTTGCCGCGAACCTGCGCAAGGCGTTTTCGGGCATTGTGGATGGCAATGTCAAAGAACATGGTATTCACGCGGTCGCGGAAAAAGGCCCTTATCAGATTTGTGGCGATCCTCATATTATGAAACCTCTGGATGCACTGCTGCGTTCGTTTGTTGCCCAGAAACGGATGAAAATACCAACGGAAGAATATATTCCCTGCTACCAAGTGGTTGTGTAA
- a CDS encoding FKBP-type peptidyl-prolyl cis-trans isomerase yields MKIQDNCVVSIHYTLTDEEGAVIDSSSGGEPLNYLAGAGNIIPGLEKELAGCVVGDSKQVTVQPAEGYGEYQPELVQTLPAEMFTGIEKVEVGMEFQAQGPSGEVQFVVVKDVADEGITIDGNHELAGKVLNFDVTVESVREATAEELDHGHVH; encoded by the coding sequence TTGAAAATCCAAGACAATTGCGTTGTTTCCATCCACTACACGCTTACCGACGAAGAAGGTGCGGTAATCGATTCATCCAGTGGTGGCGAGCCGCTGAACTACCTGGCGGGTGCCGGCAATATCATTCCTGGTTTGGAAAAGGAACTGGCAGGTTGCGTTGTTGGTGACAGCAAGCAGGTAACGGTGCAACCGGCAGAGGGTTACGGCGAATACCAGCCAGAGCTGGTGCAAACGCTGCCAGCAGAGATGTTTACCGGCATTGAAAAAGTTGAAGTCGGTATGGAGTTTCAGGCGCAGGGGCCGTCCGGTGAAGTACAGTTTGTGGTGGTAAAAGATGTTGCCGATGAAGGTATTACGATAGACGGTAATCATGAGTTGGCTGGCAAAGTATTGAACTTCGATGTAACTGTAGAATCTGTGCGTGAAGCGACCGCTGAAGAACTTGATCACGGCCACGTTCACTGA
- the acs gene encoding acetate--CoA ligase yields the protein MADTNLYPVSEAIAASAHITKDEYETLYQESISSPETFWAAKAEEFLTWDKKWDKVREFDFVKGEARWFDGGKLNVSANCIDRHLATRGDQVAIIWEGDDPSDDLKVTYKEVHEQVCKLANVLKARGVKKGDRVCIYMPMIPEAAYAMLACARVGAIHSIVFGGFSPEALKDRIQDSDCQVVITADEGVRGGRKIPLKANADTAVAQCPGVSTVLVVKRTGGDVAWDDSHDVWYHDAMAEASAECAPEPMDAEDPLFILYTSGSTGKPKGVLHTTGGYLLQAAMTHKYVFDYQDGEVYWCTADVGWVTGHSYIVYGPMANGAITLMFEGVPTYPTAARCWEVVDKHDVSIFYTAPTAIRALMGQGDEFVTQTSRKTLRVLGTVGEPINPEAWDWYYKVVGDSRCPIMDTWWQTETGAHMLTPLPGAIALKPGSATLPFFGVEPVLLDGDGKEVEGAGEGSLAIKSSWPSQIRTVFGDHNRLVQTYFSTYPGYYFTGDGARRDEDGYYWITGRVDDVINVSGHRMGTAEVESALVLHEKVSEAAVVGYPHDIKGQGIYAYITLMVGEEPSDELKKELVALCVKEIGPIAKPDVIQWAPGLPKTRSGKIMRRILRKIAANEVDSLGDTSTLADPTVVDDLIDNRENKG from the coding sequence ATGGCAGACACCAACCTTTACCCCGTTTCAGAAGCCATTGCTGCTTCTGCACACATCACCAAAGACGAATACGAAACCCTTTACCAGGAATCCATTAGTAGCCCGGAAACCTTTTGGGCCGCGAAAGCGGAGGAGTTTCTGACGTGGGATAAAAAATGGGACAAGGTGCGGGAGTTTGATTTCGTAAAAGGTGAGGCCCGCTGGTTTGACGGCGGTAAGCTCAATGTCTCGGCAAACTGTATCGACCGCCATCTGGCCACGCGCGGCGATCAGGTCGCGATTATCTGGGAGGGTGATGACCCCAGCGACGACCTGAAAGTGACCTATAAAGAGGTACACGAGCAGGTGTGCAAGCTGGCCAATGTGCTAAAAGCGCGCGGTGTGAAAAAGGGTGATCGCGTATGCATTTACATGCCGATGATTCCGGAAGCGGCCTATGCGATGCTGGCGTGCGCACGCGTTGGCGCTATTCATTCCATTGTATTTGGCGGGTTCTCGCCAGAAGCGCTAAAAGACCGTATTCAAGACTCCGACTGCCAGGTGGTTATTACCGCTGACGAAGGTGTGCGTGGCGGCCGCAAAATCCCGCTGAAAGCCAATGCCGATACCGCCGTGGCTCAGTGCCCCGGGGTGAGTACGGTGCTGGTGGTGAAGCGCACTGGTGGCGATGTTGCCTGGGATGACAGCCATGATGTGTGGTACCACGATGCCATGGCTGAAGCATCGGCGGAGTGCGCGCCTGAGCCAATGGATGCGGAAGACCCTTTGTTTATTCTTTACACTTCCGGCTCAACGGGAAAGCCAAAGGGGGTGTTGCACACTACCGGTGGCTACCTGTTACAGGCGGCGATGACGCACAAGTATGTATTCGACTATCAGGACGGTGAAGTCTATTGGTGTACCGCTGACGTGGGTTGGGTAACGGGCCACTCGTATATCGTGTACGGTCCAATGGCCAACGGGGCGATTACCTTGATGTTTGAAGGTGTGCCTACCTACCCAACAGCCGCACGCTGCTGGGAAGTTGTGGATAAGCACGACGTATCTATCTTCTACACTGCACCAACCGCGATTCGTGCGCTGATGGGGCAGGGCGATGAGTTTGTCACCCAAACCTCTCGCAAAACACTGAGGGTATTGGGCACCGTGGGTGAGCCCATCAACCCGGAAGCCTGGGATTGGTATTACAAGGTTGTCGGCGACAGCCGCTGTCCGATTATGGATACCTGGTGGCAAACCGAAACCGGCGCGCATATGCTCACGCCCTTACCTGGCGCGATTGCGCTGAAGCCAGGTTCCGCAACACTGCCTTTCTTTGGTGTTGAGCCGGTGCTGCTCGATGGCGATGGTAAAGAGGTCGAGGGCGCAGGCGAGGGTAGTCTGGCGATTAAATCCTCCTGGCCGAGCCAGATTCGGACGGTATTCGGCGACCACAACCGCCTGGTGCAAACCTACTTTTCCACCTACCCCGGCTATTACTTTACCGGCGACGGCGCGCGTCGCGACGAAGACGGCTACTACTGGATTACCGGCCGCGTCGACGACGTTATCAACGTGTCGGGGCACCGTATGGGCACTGCTGAAGTCGAGAGCGCGTTAGTCCTGCACGAAAAGGTCTCTGAAGCGGCTGTGGTGGGCTATCCGCACGATATTAAGGGGCAGGGCATCTACGCTTACATCACCTTGATGGTGGGCGAAGAGCCCAGCGATGAGCTGAAAAAGGAATTGGTGGCCCTGTGCGTAAAAGAGATCGGGCCTATCGCCAAGCCGGATGTGATCCAGTGGGCGCCGGGGCTGCCGAAAACCCGGTCTGGCAAAATTATGCGCCGTATTCTTCGCAAGATTGCCGCCAACGAGGTGGATTCTCTGGGTGATACCTCTACCCTGGCCGATCCCACAGTTGTCGACGATCTCATCGACAACAGGGAAAACAAAGGCTAG
- the panD gene encoding aspartate 1-decarboxylase, protein MQITLLKGKLHMACVTQAELWYDGSCAIDADLVKLAGLREFEQIDIYNVDNGERFSTYVILAEPGSKTISMNGAAARKVQVGDRIIIAAYAGMEEAEADSYKPKLVYLNSDNSVNRTSNTIPVQVA, encoded by the coding sequence ATGCAGATTACGCTGCTGAAAGGTAAATTGCACATGGCTTGCGTAACCCAGGCAGAGCTCTGGTACGACGGTTCCTGCGCAATTGATGCAGACCTGGTGAAACTCGCCGGTTTACGTGAGTTCGAGCAGATAGATATCTACAACGTGGACAATGGTGAGCGTTTCTCTACCTATGTGATTCTGGCGGAACCGGGTTCCAAAACCATCTCCATGAACGGTGCGGCAGCCCGTAAGGTTCAAGTGGGCGATCGCATTATTATCGCTGCTTATGCCGGTATGGAAGAGGCCGAAGCCGACAGCTACAAGCCAAAACTGGTTTATTTGAACTCGGATAACAGCGTTAACCGAACCAGTAATACTATTCCCGTCCAGGTGGCTTAA
- the panC gene encoding pantoate--beta-alanine ligase, whose product MKTFHHIQSVREALKQARLAGKTVGFVPTMGNLHDAHIALVRQAQSLADVVIVSVFVNRLQFGLNEDWDKYPRTIEADSQKLAAVNCDFLFYPDEKEMYPNGMDAQTRVIVPSMADVLCGASRPGHFEGVTTVVSKLFNIVQPDIAVFGIKDYQQLAIIRRMVEDLCIPVDIVAGDIVREADGLAMSSRNSFITPQERPRANQLHQSLCWLREQILAGERNYPALETAARARIEKAGFRPDYVSICNSKTLAPAASDDLNITLLGAMYTEGARLIDNLSVNLAGG is encoded by the coding sequence ATGAAAACCTTTCACCATATCCAAAGTGTCCGCGAGGCCCTTAAACAGGCGCGACTTGCCGGCAAAACAGTCGGTTTTGTGCCGACGATGGGAAACCTTCACGACGCGCATATTGCGTTGGTTCGGCAGGCGCAATCGCTAGCAGACGTGGTTATCGTCAGTGTGTTTGTTAACCGGTTGCAGTTCGGGTTAAATGAGGACTGGGATAAGTACCCGCGTACAATCGAGGCAGATTCACAGAAGCTCGCGGCGGTTAACTGCGATTTTCTGTTTTATCCCGACGAAAAGGAGATGTACCCCAATGGTATGGATGCGCAAACCCGGGTTATCGTGCCCTCGATGGCCGATGTGCTCTGTGGCGCAAGTCGGCCGGGCCATTTTGAAGGGGTAACGACGGTTGTTAGCAAACTTTTTAATATCGTACAGCCGGATATCGCGGTGTTTGGTATTAAGGATTACCAGCAGTTGGCTATAATACGCCGCATGGTGGAGGACCTGTGTATCCCGGTAGATATTGTTGCCGGTGATATAGTCCGCGAAGCGGATGGCCTGGCGATGAGTTCTCGCAACAGTTTTATCACGCCGCAAGAGAGGCCCCGTGCGAACCAACTGCATCAATCATTGTGCTGGCTGCGCGAGCAGATATTGGCGGGAGAGCGGAACTACCCCGCGCTGGAAACCGCCGCCAGAGCGCGCATAGAAAAGGCGGGGTTTCGCCCGGATTATGTCTCCATCTGTAACAGCAAAACCCTGGCTCCTGCGGCCAGCGATGATTTGAATATCACCCTACTTGGCGCCATGTATACTGAGGGCGCACGATTAATTGATAACCTCTCAGTCAACCTGGCTGGTGGGTGA
- the dnaB gene encoding replicative DNA helicase, with product MSEAEFSSENTSASFGLEQTMPLPHSMEAEQSVLGGLMQDASNFDGVSEQIAEGDFYKSGHRKIYAAMFQLMERDQPIDVITVSEYLTQTDELEAVGGLDYLVDLATNVPSSANVAAYARIVRERATFRQLISAATEISRASFNPAGLGSDDLLQLAEKRVLEIAEERPKEGGFAAVNELLKKTADKIDELFQSDSDITGLSTGLSDLDQRTSGWQNGELIILAARPSMGKTALALNFVEAALFTQPKPVLVFSLEMPADSLIMRMLSSVGRIDQGNLRNGALADEDWPKLQSAFAKLKDKKLFIDDTAGLSPAEVRARIRRLVREHGEPGMIMIDYLQLMQIPGNSEGRTQEISEISRSLKALAKEYECPVIALSQLNRGVEQRPNKRPMNSDLRESGAIEQDADVILFIYRDEYYNEDSNEKGVAELIIGKQRNGEIGTCRAAFLGKFTRFDNLAPEYMARD from the coding sequence ATGTCGGAAGCCGAGTTCTCGTCAGAAAATACCTCTGCCAGCTTTGGGCTGGAGCAAACCATGCCACTACCTCACTCCATGGAAGCGGAGCAGTCAGTGCTGGGTGGTTTGATGCAGGACGCGAGCAATTTCGACGGTGTTTCCGAGCAGATCGCCGAGGGCGACTTCTACAAAAGCGGGCACCGTAAAATATACGCGGCCATGTTCCAGCTGATGGAGCGCGATCAGCCAATTGACGTGATCACCGTCTCTGAATACCTGACCCAAACCGATGAACTCGAGGCGGTCGGTGGCCTGGACTACCTGGTGGACCTGGCAACCAATGTTCCCAGCTCTGCAAACGTGGCGGCTTATGCGCGAATTGTGCGTGAGCGCGCGACTTTTCGACAGTTGATCTCCGCCGCCACCGAAATCAGCCGGGCCAGTTTTAACCCTGCGGGCCTGGGCTCCGATGACCTGCTGCAATTGGCGGAAAAGCGTGTTCTGGAAATCGCCGAGGAGCGACCCAAAGAAGGTGGCTTTGCAGCCGTCAACGAGCTGCTGAAAAAAACCGCCGACAAGATCGACGAACTGTTTCAGTCAGACAGCGATATTACAGGGCTGTCGACCGGTTTGAGCGACCTTGATCAACGCACTTCCGGCTGGCAGAACGGTGAACTGATTATTCTCGCTGCCCGTCCGTCCATGGGTAAAACAGCGCTGGCACTTAACTTTGTTGAGGCGGCGCTGTTCACGCAACCTAAACCGGTACTGGTGTTTAGCCTGGAGATGCCCGCCGACTCGCTGATTATGCGGATGCTGTCCTCGGTGGGGCGCATCGATCAGGGCAACCTGCGCAACGGTGCACTGGCCGACGAAGACTGGCCCAAATTGCAGTCGGCGTTCGCCAAACTCAAAGACAAGAAGCTGTTTATTGACGATACCGCCGGCCTCAGCCCGGCGGAAGTTCGCGCGCGGATTCGCCGCCTCGTCCGAGAGCACGGCGAGCCGGGCATGATTATGATCGACTACCTGCAGTTGATGCAGATTCCCGGTAACAGCGAAGGGCGCACCCAGGAAATCTCCGAAATCTCCCGCTCGCTAAAAGCCCTGGCGAAAGAGTATGAATGCCCGGTGATTGCACTGTCCCAGCTCAACCGTGGCGTGGAACAGCGCCCCAACAAACGCCCCATGAACTCCGACCTCCGTGAATCCGGCGCCATCGAGCAGGATGCCGACGTAATCCTGTTTATCTATCGCGACGAGTACTACAACGAAGACAGCAACGAAAAAGGCGTAGCCGAATTGATTATCGGCAAACAAAGGAACGGCGAAATAGGCACCTGCCGCGCCGCCTTCCTCGGCAAATTCACCCGCTTCGACAACCTGGCTCCGGAGTATATGGCTAGGGATTAG